Proteins encoded in a region of the Ranitomeya imitator isolate aRanImi1 chromosome 9, aRanImi1.pri, whole genome shotgun sequence genome:
- the KLHDC4 gene encoding kelch domain-containing protein 4 isoform X1 codes for MGKKGKKEKKVKGAEKTAAKMEKKVSKRSRQDEEDLEALIAEFQSLDAKKTQVIETSTPPPSPRLNASLTPHPEKDELILFGGEYFNGQKTFLYNELYVYNIKKNSWSKVDVPNPPPRRCAHQAAAVPQAGGQLWIFGGEFASPDGEQFYHYKDLWVLHLQTKTWEQIKSPGGPSGRSGHRMVHTKRQLIVFGGFHESTRDYIYYNDVYVFNLDSFTWAKISPSGTGPSPRSGCQLTTTQDGGVMVYGGYSKQRVKKDVDRGTVHTDAFLLRLEAANKWTWSRLSPSGVKPTPRTGFSMALAPNNRSVLFGGVYDEEEEETMEGDFYNDLYFYDQGKNRWFAAQTKGHKIDRKKRRRGDKTAEMAAAEAPSPAEPIEVIKEIVAEDGTVMTIKQVIPGETTPASDEEEEDKEEEAAGPQVEPSPRSSAMMAVRQGILYVYGGMFEVGDRQFTLNDLYSLDLHKMEEWKVLVEMDPKTQEWLGESDSEEEEGAEGGEEDEEDEDSSEEDDDSGDEQHPPVEPQEKYTDYLPRTEPHWIRIARSNLGSDTKEKKVLKVAHAMAKTFYDFRDK; via the exons GAGGATCTGGAGGCGCTGATCGCCGAATTCCAATCACTGGACGCCAAGAAAACGCAAGTGATCGAAACGTCGACTCCTCCTCCGAGTCCCAG GCTGAACGCTTCGCTGACTCCACATCCTGAGAAGGATGAACTGATTCTCTTTGGAGGTGAATATTTCAATGGCCAAAAA ACCTTCTTGTACAACGAGTTGTATGTCTATAATATCAAGAAGAACAGCTGGAGTAAGGTGGACGTCCCGAACCCCCCGCCGCGGCGCTGCGCTCATCAG GCGGCGGCGGTCCCTCAGGCCGGGGGGCAGCTCTGGATCTTTGGAGGGGAGTTTGCGTCTCCTGACGGGGAGCAGTTTTACCACTACAAGGACCTCTGGGTGCTTCACCTCCAAACCAAAACCTGGGAGCAGATCAA ATCTCCTGGAGGACCGTCCGGAAGAAGCGGCCATCGCATGGTCCATACGAAGAGGCAGCTCATCGTGTTCGGAGGATTTCACGAGAGCACACG GGATTACATCTACTATAATGACGTCTACGTGTTTAATCTGGACTCCTTCACGTGGGCCAAGATCTCGCCGTCCGGCACCGGCCCCTCGCCGCGGTCTGGATGTCAGCTGACCACCACCCAGGACGGAGGCGTTATGGTCTATGGCGGATACTCTAAACAG AGAGTGAAGAAGGACGTGGACCGGGGGACGGTGCACACGGACGCGTTCCTGCTTCGGTTGGAGGCTGCCA ATAAGTGGACGTGGAGTCGTCTGAGCCCCTCAGGCGTGAAGCCCACCCCCAGGACCGGCTTCTCCATGGCTCTGGCACCCAATAACCGCAGCGTCCTTTTTGGAGGAGTATAtgatgaggaagaggaagagaCCATGGAGGGCGACTTCTACAACGACCTCTACTTCTACGACCAGGGGAAGAATCGATGGTTCGCTGCTCAGACAAAG GGCCACAAAATCGATAGGAAGAAGAGGCGGCGCGGAGACAAAACCGCAGAAatggcagcagcagaagctccgagcCCGGCTGAGCCCATCGAGGTCATAAAGGAGATTGTGGCTGAAGACGGGACTGTGATGACCATCAAGCAGGTGATCCCCGGCGAGACCACCCCTGCcagcgacgaggaggaggaggacaaggaggaggaagcTGCCGGGCCGCAGGTGGAGCCCTCGCCGAGGTCCAGCGCCATGATGGCAGTCAGGCAGGGCATCCTCTACGTGTACGGGGGAATGTTTGAGGTCGGCGATCGGCAGTTTACACTGAACGACCTGTACAGCCTGGACCTACACAAGATGGAGGAGTGGAAAGTACTGGTGGAGATGGATCCGA AAACCCAGGAATGGTTGGGCGAGTCTgactctgaggaggaggaaggtgcGGAGGGAGGAGAGGAGGACGAGGAAGACGAGGACAGCAGTGAGGAGGACGACGACAGCG GTGACGAGCAGCACCCCCCAGTGGAGCCCCAGGAGAAGTACACCGATTATCTGCCCCGCACAGAGCCGCACTGGATCCGGATCGCTCGCAGTAACTTGGGCTCCGACACCAAAGAGAAGAAAGTCCTTAAAGTGGCGCACGCCATGGCAAAGACGTTTTACGATTTTAGAGATAAATAG
- the KLHDC4 gene encoding kelch domain-containing protein 4 isoform X2, with translation MVHTKRQLIVFGGFHESTRDYIYYNDVYVFNLDSFTWAKISPSGTGPSPRSGCQLTTTQDGGVMVYGGYSKQRVKKDVDRGTVHTDAFLLRLEAANKWTWSRLSPSGVKPTPRTGFSMALAPNNRSVLFGGVYDEEEEETMEGDFYNDLYFYDQGKNRWFAAQTKGHKIDRKKRRRGDKTAEMAAAEAPSPAEPIEVIKEIVAEDGTVMTIKQVIPGETTPASDEEEEDKEEEAAGPQVEPSPRSSAMMAVRQGILYVYGGMFEVGDRQFTLNDLYSLDLHKMEEWKVLVEMDPKTQEWLGESDSEEEEGAEGGEEDEEDEDSSEEDDDSGDEQHPPVEPQEKYTDYLPRTEPHWIRIARSNLGSDTKEKKVLKVAHAMAKTFYDFRDK, from the exons ATGGTCCATACGAAGAGGCAGCTCATCGTGTTCGGAGGATTTCACGAGAGCACACG GGATTACATCTACTATAATGACGTCTACGTGTTTAATCTGGACTCCTTCACGTGGGCCAAGATCTCGCCGTCCGGCACCGGCCCCTCGCCGCGGTCTGGATGTCAGCTGACCACCACCCAGGACGGAGGCGTTATGGTCTATGGCGGATACTCTAAACAG AGAGTGAAGAAGGACGTGGACCGGGGGACGGTGCACACGGACGCGTTCCTGCTTCGGTTGGAGGCTGCCA ATAAGTGGACGTGGAGTCGTCTGAGCCCCTCAGGCGTGAAGCCCACCCCCAGGACCGGCTTCTCCATGGCTCTGGCACCCAATAACCGCAGCGTCCTTTTTGGAGGAGTATAtgatgaggaagaggaagagaCCATGGAGGGCGACTTCTACAACGACCTCTACTTCTACGACCAGGGGAAGAATCGATGGTTCGCTGCTCAGACAAAG GGCCACAAAATCGATAGGAAGAAGAGGCGGCGCGGAGACAAAACCGCAGAAatggcagcagcagaagctccgagcCCGGCTGAGCCCATCGAGGTCATAAAGGAGATTGTGGCTGAAGACGGGACTGTGATGACCATCAAGCAGGTGATCCCCGGCGAGACCACCCCTGCcagcgacgaggaggaggaggacaaggaggaggaagcTGCCGGGCCGCAGGTGGAGCCCTCGCCGAGGTCCAGCGCCATGATGGCAGTCAGGCAGGGCATCCTCTACGTGTACGGGGGAATGTTTGAGGTCGGCGATCGGCAGTTTACACTGAACGACCTGTACAGCCTGGACCTACACAAGATGGAGGAGTGGAAAGTACTGGTGGAGATGGATCCGA AAACCCAGGAATGGTTGGGCGAGTCTgactctgaggaggaggaaggtgcGGAGGGAGGAGAGGAGGACGAGGAAGACGAGGACAGCAGTGAGGAGGACGACGACAGCG GTGACGAGCAGCACCCCCCAGTGGAGCCCCAGGAGAAGTACACCGATTATCTGCCCCGCACAGAGCCGCACTGGATCCGGATCGCTCGCAGTAACTTGGGCTCCGACACCAAAGAGAAGAAAGTCCTTAAAGTGGCGCACGCCATGGCAAAGACGTTTTACGATTTTAGAGATAAATAG